The following nucleotide sequence is from Nitratidesulfovibrio termitidis HI1.
AGCCGGTTCAGGCAGCGCAGGAAGGTGCTCTTGCCCGAGCCGGAGGGGCCGATGATGACCACCACTTCGGCGGGGGCGACAGCAAGCGATACGCCGCACAGGGCGTGCAACTTGTCGGGGGTGTAGAAGAACTTGTGGACGTTGGTGGCGTTGATCATCGGATGGCCCTGCGTTCAAGGTACTGCACGAACAGCGAAAGGGTGAAGGTAAGCACAAGGTACAGCACCGCGCAGACGATCCACAGCTCGAACGGCTGGAGCGAGGTGGTGACCACCTCGCGCGTGGCCTTGGTCAGTTCGCGGATGGCGATGACCCCGAGCAGCGACGAATCCTTGATCAGGCTGATGAACTGCCCGGCCAGCGGCGGCATGATGCGCCGGAAGGCCTGGGGCAGGATGACCTTGCGCATGGCCTGGGCGTAGCTCATGCCCAGCGAGCGCGCGGCCTCCATCTGCCCACGGTGCACCGACTGGATGCCCGCGCGCACGATTTCGGCAACGTACGCCCCGGTGAACAGGGCCAGCGCCATGACGCCGTACCACAGGGGCGATATGCCCCCAAGGCCCACGTGTTCGAGCAGGGCGTTGATGAGCGTGCCCACCACGAAATACCACAGGAATATCTGCACCAGCAGCGGCGAGCCGCGAATGATCTCGATGTAGGCGATGGCGCCCCAGCGCAGCATGGGGTT
It contains:
- a CDS encoding amino acid ABC transporter permease (The N-terminal region of this protein, as described by TIGR01726, is a three transmembrane segment that identifies a subfamily of ABC transporter permease subunits, which specificities that include histidine, arginine, glutamine, glutamate, L-cystine (sic), the opines (in Agrobacterium) octopine and nopaline, etc.) — encoded protein: MTQYRGLDKPKGRSFFLFWKGMFVAAMLALVAFFWVASSSVEYIWRWNRVPQYFWVNEAADVRSEAEGDVTIIDRQGNEQRVVVRDASGEEHTHLLPGEGKVLVSSGDFAYRGDVLGRYQMNRPGILLEGLWVTLEVSVLAIIGGIVIGVVTGLCRISINPMLRWGAIAYIEIIRGSPLLVQIFLWYFVVGTLINALLEHVGLGGISPLWYGVMALALFTGAYVAEIVRAGIQSVHRGQMEAARSLGMSYAQAMRKVILPQAFRRIMPPLAGQFISLIKDSSLLGVIAIRELTKATREVVTTSLQPFELWIVCAVLYLVLTFTLSLFVQYLERRAIR